A stretch of Spirochaeta cellobiosiphila DSM 17781 DNA encodes these proteins:
- the murB gene encoding UDP-N-acetylmuramate dehydrogenase, protein MGKKINHNLIVPQVSLKEYTTFRIGGKADYFAQPTDYEEIQSLLKWANDYKIPITILGAGANVVISDDGIEGLVINTNKLNHVEILSDIVITESGNEISTLIDQLESAQLSGLESFYGMPSSLGGALRMNARCYGHEISDHLLWVDYLDEKSRLVRYNYNPTDWEYKVSPFQSGDLFIFRAAFKLEHKEKALIREEMDLRYNDRASKGHYRAPCAGSAFKNNHDFGAPTGKIIDDLGLRGLKVGKAKISDWHANIIINEGSASSEDIKSLVNIIIEQVREATGFNLEPEIIFIGR, encoded by the coding sequence ATGGGAAAAAAAATCAATCATAACTTGATTGTACCTCAAGTGTCTCTTAAAGAATATACAACATTCAGAATCGGTGGCAAAGCTGATTATTTTGCCCAACCAACTGATTATGAAGAAATACAAAGCCTGTTAAAATGGGCTAATGATTACAAAATACCCATTACTATTCTAGGTGCAGGGGCTAATGTGGTTATATCTGATGATGGCATTGAAGGGCTTGTTATCAACACAAACAAACTCAATCATGTTGAAATCCTATCAGATATAGTCATTACCGAATCAGGAAATGAAATATCTACTCTAATAGATCAATTAGAATCAGCTCAGCTCTCTGGTTTAGAGAGTTTTTATGGTATGCCTTCCAGCTTGGGAGGAGCCCTGAGAATGAATGCCCGGTGCTATGGGCATGAAATATCTGATCATCTCCTATGGGTTGACTATTTGGATGAGAAAAGTCGCTTAGTCAGATATAACTACAATCCAACTGATTGGGAATACAAAGTTAGTCCCTTTCAATCAGGCGACCTTTTTATATTTCGAGCGGCTTTTAAACTAGAACATAAGGAAAAGGCTCTCATAAGAGAAGAGATGGATTTAAGATATAATGATCGGGCTTCAAAAGGGCATTATAGAGCTCCCTGTGCTGGTTCGGCATTTAAGAATAATCATGACTTTGGTGCTCCTACAGGTAAAATCATTGATGACCTAGGTCTTAGAGGTTTGAAGGTAGGAAAAGCAAAAATATCCGATTGGCATGCAAACATTATAATTAATGAAGGAAGTGCAAGTTCTGAAGATATAAAATCATTGGTTAACATTATAATAGAACAGGTTAGAGAGGCTACTGGATTTAACTTAGAACCAGAAATTATCTTTATAGGTAGGTAA
- a CDS encoding RNA polymerase sigma factor, which translates to MSDVSVFEKIYRDNYSLLNKVAIKICGDQDVGEEVVQEAFIKYYERMESLPQGKEALYWLIRVVKNLSLNKEKRKGRERRAYERYFKEPKKDSKNEGEENTLKDETKEIVKEALLKLPHKLRTILILREYAGFSYQEIADSLHISEGNVKVRMFRARKQLADLIDQGEVYVP; encoded by the coding sequence ATGAGTGATGTATCCGTATTTGAAAAGATATATCGAGACAATTATTCTCTTCTTAATAAAGTTGCCATTAAGATATGTGGTGATCAGGATGTTGGGGAGGAGGTTGTTCAAGAAGCTTTTATAAAGTACTACGAAAGGATGGAGTCATTACCACAGGGAAAAGAAGCTCTTTACTGGCTTATCCGGGTAGTCAAAAACTTGTCACTCAATAAAGAGAAACGTAAGGGGCGAGAAAGAAGGGCCTATGAGCGTTATTTTAAAGAACCTAAAAAGGACTCAAAAAACGAGGGAGAAGAAAATACGCTTAAAGATGAAACAAAAGAGATCGTTAAGGAAGCCCTGCTTAAGTTGCCTCATAAGCTTCGAACTATTTTGATTTTGCGTGAGTACGCTGGTTTTTCCTATCAGGAAATAGCTGATTCATTGCATATATCAGAGGGAAATGTGAAGGTGCGTATGTTTAGAGCAAGAAAACAATTAGCTGATCTTATTGATCAAGGAGAAGTCTATGTGCCCTGA
- a CDS encoding transglutaminase-like domain-containing protein, with translation MKKIPKISLIFIAIVIGIFLINLYITRQKPHILSVEPKSIQPGMDVQVRGNSFGRKGYLTIDGDRILKEQITEWDKNLIRFVAPDNFSTGVLIVNTDNGASRGVIVANNGEFPSLVSINENIPLLTKIGPSSAQLGSFVTLEGDDLTRFRSGKIFLSGVDNNYVIPIEWIHSWTDNSIVFTWLGDFAANGISLVQNNKSSNIINFETKINQYVQKENFKTIIYNKHFVLSHPKGIVRINAQDDFVGIGNWEIIGANKSYELRGHYVQSKTSQSNREEFSYNMMIELQRVSWHDLSSLPNILIDKNDDYFAPYLKNTEIVPAGNASITSIREYTQGRYTNPYNIAVNSYNYLLKRQAYTTDELPVDQQISTRRSNPMGYNQIYAALMRNAHIPARVISGMIMDMEGNTKNHSWVEIFLVGAGWIIVDPSQQAVDSNYSGFAPSNKVYLPFGCYDEIIEGTQINNNDWNVHLLNQYGDYFEGYNNSIESLEDTEIKLIGDFSVKVPR, from the coding sequence ATGAAAAAGATCCCTAAAATATCACTAATTTTTATAGCCATTGTTATTGGTATATTTCTTATTAATCTCTATATCACTAGACAAAAGCCTCATATCTTGTCGGTTGAACCAAAAAGTATTCAGCCGGGAATGGATGTTCAAGTGAGAGGTAATTCTTTTGGCAGAAAAGGATACTTAACTATTGATGGAGATAGAATATTAAAAGAGCAAATAACAGAATGGGATAAAAATCTTATTAGATTTGTAGCTCCCGACAATTTTAGCACTGGAGTATTGATTGTTAATACTGATAATGGTGCAAGTCGAGGTGTTATAGTAGCTAATAATGGTGAATTTCCAAGTTTAGTCTCTATAAATGAAAATATTCCTTTATTAACCAAGATAGGACCTTCTTCCGCTCAACTAGGTAGTTTTGTCACATTGGAAGGGGATGACTTAACCCGTTTTCGTTCTGGTAAAATCTTTCTAAGCGGTGTAGATAATAATTATGTCATTCCTATTGAGTGGATACATTCCTGGACAGATAATTCTATCGTTTTTACCTGGTTAGGTGATTTTGCGGCTAATGGCATAAGCCTGGTACAAAATAATAAATCTTCTAACATTATAAATTTTGAAACAAAAATTAATCAGTATGTTCAAAAGGAAAACTTCAAAACGATAATATATAATAAACATTTTGTATTGTCCCATCCTAAGGGTATTGTTAGAATTAATGCCCAGGATGATTTTGTGGGAATTGGGAATTGGGAAATCATTGGTGCTAATAAAAGTTATGAACTAAGGGGACATTATGTGCAGTCAAAGACTTCTCAATCTAATAGAGAAGAATTTAGTTACAACATGATGATCGAGCTTCAAAGGGTCTCCTGGCACGATTTAAGCTCTCTTCCTAACATCCTTATAGATAAAAATGATGACTATTTTGCTCCTTACCTCAAAAACACAGAGATTGTACCTGCTGGTAATGCTTCTATAACTTCTATAAGGGAATATACGCAAGGAAGGTATACTAATCCTTATAACATAGCGGTTAATAGTTATAACTACCTGTTAAAAAGACAAGCCTATACCACAGACGAACTTCCTGTAGATCAACAGATTAGCACTCGTCGTAGTAATCCAATGGGATATAATCAAATATACGCTGCATTAATGCGTAATGCTCATATTCCTGCTAGAGTTATTTCAGGGATGATTATGGACATGGAAGGTAATACTAAGAACCATTCTTGGGTTGAAATATTCCTGGTTGGAGCTGGGTGGATTATAGTAGATCCCAGTCAGCAAGCTGTTGATTCTAATTATTCAGGATTTGCTCCCAGTAATAAAGTTTATTTACCTTTTGGCTGTTATGATGAAATCATTGAAGGTACACAGATTAACAACAATGACTGGAATGTGCATTTGTTAAATCAATATGGGGATTACTTTGAGGGGTATAATAATTCCATCGAATCCTTGGAAGATACTGAGATCAAATTAATAGGTGACTTTAGCGTTAAGGTTCCACGTTGA
- a CDS encoding anti-sigma factor family protein produces MCPDKTLLSAYLDNEVPTPWDHQIKEHIDSCPECKQEYLSLKNLKVLMSEDNEALTMKEPDMDRFNDIVRSSPKRGMFWHKSINIPAPLVTVAAAALFALGGINFWNGMNSSAQNSGDLLNNLSMNANVQDVDLALELMEAEQGLNSKNTMEIPTDMPIKTYGNPEFLRSASFKGNSGK; encoded by the coding sequence ATGTGCCCTGATAAAACTTTACTATCAGCCTATCTGGATAATGAAGTTCCTACTCCTTGGGATCATCAAATAAAGGAACATATTGACTCGTGTCCAGAGTGTAAACAGGAATACTTAAGCCTGAAGAATCTAAAGGTTCTAATGAGTGAGGATAATGAAGCTCTTACAATGAAGGAACCTGATATGGATAGATTCAACGATATTGTTAGATCCTCACCAAAAAGGGGAATGTTCTGGCATAAATCCATCAATATTCCAGCTCCCTTGGTAACGGTTGCCGCAGCAGCTTTGTTTGCTCTAGGAGGGATTAATTTTTGGAATGGAATGAATTCTTCAGCCCAGAATTCAGGGGATCTTTTGAATAATCTTTCCATGAATGCTAATGTTCAGGATGTAGATCTTGCTTTAGAGTTGATGGAAGCCGAACAAGGCCTTAACTCCAAGAACACTATGGAAATCCCTACAGATATGCCTATAAAAACTTACGGTAATCCTGAGTTCTTACGATCCGCCTCTTTTAAGGGGAATTCTGGAAAGTGA
- a CDS encoding PAS domain S-box protein — translation MKNKQNILEKWKRLLDHVKLHSNKVMNKRIIVVALLIFNTIVAFSQNIEISRTPNVFSNQSILDIKRTEDGMVWLLTSKGLLRWTTNHFEVFKYRYDGYLTEIVITNDDNILILNNEGTLYEFNQLSGQFYLERDINLFGKNIKHLYYDKSSDLLYLSTPTDLYRYADGPIINIYSDNSNKTIFLSNGQIYISKNGKLFWLNRVTPIELFPEDWKEYNDFYDVYIESPSSLYVATVNNGLVHLTDNKNLTIDSDYIVTQIKGFDQDRLICTTLDGNVLMYRDDKLEKVFNGNIYDVEGLFIDEFQTIWSYSDNNFSYLAINGMSNVNKYILNSDDYKAVLHFDSKNNDIYYIDSLSNLVLLNLQDNKKQIMYPDLGVPLKTLIYDRAMILQYPHSIIYYSLDTNTIRTMLEVDKAFIKESVYSDDLYVLTSDNTIFEVAYNRSRKFYIDNKILNIIPFPQNGICIFTENDSNYILKKGRLNEFRNISFDLFPSSPIDSYYLDKEDRIWMSFKAAGIAVYNFKTDKFKKVDKNIRNNNYQLLWRGDQLLSSSLDSINVYKMDNSLDTISVQSYMHDMEITKGISFADMGDDHHLINTRKGLLIDRLNEDRHQEFHKPSIYIDKVSLMKRNITEEYFNTLTQGFELYSDESIMIRYGYLKDQSLQHFQLAFRLKGFEDQWHYSDINDYVEYKNLRTGNYTFQLKLKDQNDNWLDESKEVYINIKPFWWRKIVFILLIIFIIITIIIIYLQYPLHRKKEKYEELEKKFKAISESATDAILFANQSGKIFFWNSGAENIFGYKSDQIINTNVEIILPEWLDYTQKKGENGLFVEQIYESFAYRKNGLRFDCDLSYSSWNIGKKQYHTFLIRDISERKEKEKALVKSNNYLIGYKTALDESAMVIGCTPEGIITIANGQFYEITGYTIWEAIGRPIADFIGDDTAKEIFHPTQGITSSRKNWHGVIENINRDGELYVLESSVIPIYDETAEVVELVAVSHDITDLHKALKEAKAAEQAKSSFLANMSHEIRTPLNGIIGFIGLLSNTSLAIQQKEFVDTIKSSAKNLLAIINDILDFSKIESQKLEIESIPFNPITEFEHIVELFIAGALEKNIVIHFFVDPGLPILLLGDPLRLKQIITNLLSNAVKFTKNGGSIQISIRLGDMGEDYAVLEFSVKDNGIGIPKEQQKSIFDSFHQADSSISRKFGGTGLGLAICASLTEIMGGKLKLKSEQNEGSLFYFDIKFDKPEAALSYQSSIGIKAQRVAYIDSESSKLPTFIKHYLTVFSKELETMKEIPLDISSYDLLVIENIPVNTDKIKQLNSNNVPLFVINDHHVNTKKSDSLVLNYPHFLTNIVDCIHTAINGTHTVTPQSTNTEDNSQLKGHVLVVEDNEINQNLMKIMLEELGLTVSLAPNGLHAIESRQNNDFDMIFMDISMPEMDGEEATQLIIEYERKAKQQHCPIIALTAHAIKGDKERFMNIGMDDYLSKPIEMESLVMIVQKYLSVENQGDKLNRQETAKVLGISIETLDLLFQEFISRKKEFIDDLGSAIEHEDLDQVHMIAHKLKGLALNLRLDDIGSIASEIELAAKNKEDLEYDKLFGLLQSEYQIIEKMLLEIL, via the coding sequence TTGAAAAACAAGCAAAATATTTTAGAAAAATGGAAAAGATTACTCGATCACGTAAAGCTTCATTCTAACAAAGTAATGAATAAAAGAATAATTGTTGTAGCACTATTAATATTCAATACAATTGTTGCTTTCTCTCAAAATATTGAAATATCAAGAACTCCAAATGTCTTTAGTAATCAGAGCATTCTGGATATTAAACGTACTGAAGATGGTATGGTCTGGCTATTGACATCTAAGGGGTTGTTACGATGGACAACTAATCATTTTGAAGTATTTAAGTATCGTTATGATGGGTATTTAACAGAAATAGTAATTACAAATGATGATAATATACTCATCTTAAATAATGAAGGGACTCTCTATGAATTTAATCAATTATCGGGACAGTTTTATTTAGAAAGGGATATCAATCTATTTGGTAAAAATATTAAACATCTCTATTATGATAAGAGTTCTGATTTATTGTATTTAAGTACACCGACTGATTTATACAGATATGCTGATGGACCAATTATTAACATCTATAGTGATAATTCCAATAAAACCATATTCTTATCAAATGGCCAGATATATATTAGTAAAAATGGGAAGTTATTCTGGTTAAATAGGGTAACCCCTATAGAGTTGTTCCCTGAAGACTGGAAGGAGTATAATGACTTTTATGACGTCTACATTGAGTCTCCAAGTTCCTTATATGTTGCGACTGTCAATAATGGACTAGTCCATCTTACAGATAACAAGAATTTAACTATCGATAGTGATTATATCGTCACACAAATAAAAGGCTTCGATCAAGATAGACTAATTTGTACAACCTTGGATGGAAATGTCCTTATGTATAGGGACGACAAACTGGAAAAAGTTTTTAATGGAAATATCTATGACGTAGAAGGGCTTTTTATTGATGAATTTCAGACGATATGGAGTTATTCGGATAATAATTTTAGTTACTTAGCTATCAATGGGATGAGTAATGTCAACAAATATATTCTTAATTCCGATGACTATAAAGCTGTCCTACATTTTGATTCCAAGAACAATGACATTTATTATATCGATAGTCTCTCCAATCTCGTTTTGCTTAATTTGCAAGATAATAAAAAGCAAATCATGTATCCCGATTTAGGTGTACCTCTAAAAACGTTGATATATGACAGGGCTATGATTTTACAGTATCCACATTCAATTATATACTACAGTTTGGATACTAACACCATTAGGACTATGCTTGAAGTAGATAAGGCATTCATTAAGGAATCTGTGTACTCGGATGATCTTTATGTTTTGACTAGTGACAATACTATTTTTGAAGTTGCTTATAATCGTAGTCGTAAATTTTATATTGATAATAAGATTTTGAATATTATTCCATTTCCCCAAAATGGTATTTGTATTTTTACTGAGAACGATAGCAATTATATCTTGAAAAAGGGTAGGTTGAATGAGTTCAGAAATATTTCTTTTGATCTTTTTCCTAGTTCACCGATTGATAGTTATTACCTAGATAAAGAAGACCGTATTTGGATGTCTTTTAAAGCTGCTGGAATTGCAGTGTACAACTTCAAAACGGATAAGTTTAAAAAGGTTGATAAAAATATACGTAACAACAATTATCAATTGTTGTGGAGGGGTGACCAGCTTCTTTCTTCTTCTCTCGATAGCATAAATGTTTACAAAATGGATAATTCCTTAGATACGATATCAGTGCAAAGCTATATGCATGATATGGAGATAACAAAAGGGATTTCTTTTGCTGATATGGGTGATGATCATCATTTAATAAATACTAGAAAGGGATTATTAATAGATCGCCTTAACGAAGACAGGCATCAGGAATTTCATAAACCTTCTATCTATATAGATAAAGTATCTTTAATGAAAAGGAATATAACAGAGGAATACTTTAATACTTTAACACAGGGCTTTGAACTGTATAGTGATGAATCAATAATGATAAGGTACGGTTATCTAAAAGACCAATCACTTCAGCATTTTCAATTAGCTTTCCGTCTAAAAGGGTTTGAAGATCAATGGCATTACTCAGACATTAATGACTATGTGGAATATAAGAATTTACGTACGGGGAATTATACTTTTCAATTAAAACTAAAAGATCAAAATGATAATTGGTTAGATGAATCAAAAGAGGTTTACATAAATATAAAGCCTTTCTGGTGGAGAAAGATAGTTTTTATTTTATTAATTATCTTCATTATTATCACAATCATTATCATTTATTTACAGTATCCGTTGCATCGAAAAAAAGAAAAGTATGAAGAGCTTGAAAAGAAATTTAAAGCTATATCTGAATCTGCTACTGATGCAATTTTGTTTGCAAACCAGAGTGGTAAAATATTCTTTTGGAACTCTGGCGCAGAGAATATATTTGGATACAAATCCGATCAGATTATAAATACAAATGTTGAAATCATTCTACCTGAGTGGTTAGATTATACTCAAAAAAAAGGGGAAAACGGCTTATTTGTAGAACAAATATATGAGTCTTTTGCCTATAGAAAAAATGGATTACGTTTTGATTGTGATTTGTCTTATAGTTCCTGGAATATCGGCAAGAAACAGTATCATACCTTTCTGATTAGAGATATTTCTGAACGTAAGGAAAAGGAAAAGGCTCTTGTTAAATCTAATAATTACCTAATAGGGTATAAGACTGCTTTGGATGAATCAGCGATGGTTATAGGATGCACTCCAGAAGGTATTATAACCATTGCTAATGGTCAGTTCTATGAAATCACAGGTTATACCATATGGGAAGCTATTGGCAGGCCTATAGCTGATTTTATTGGTGATGATACTGCTAAAGAAATATTTCATCCCACTCAAGGAATCACTAGCAGTAGAAAGAACTGGCATGGTGTTATTGAAAATATCAATAGAGATGGGGAACTTTATGTCCTGGAATCAAGTGTTATCCCTATCTATGATGAGACAGCTGAGGTCGTTGAGCTTGTCGCAGTTAGCCATGATATAACCGATTTACACAAGGCATTGAAAGAAGCAAAGGCAGCAGAACAGGCTAAGTCAAGTTTTCTGGCTAATATGAGCCATGAAATAAGGACTCCTCTTAATGGAATTATAGGATTTATAGGTCTTCTGAGTAACACCAGTTTGGCGATTCAGCAAAAGGAATTTGTGGATACGATTAAGTCCAGTGCTAAAAATCTGCTTGCCATTATTAATGATATTTTAGATTTTTCAAAAATAGAAAGCCAGAAACTTGAGATAGAGTCTATACCTTTTAATCCTATTACAGAATTTGAACACATTGTCGAGCTTTTTATAGCTGGAGCATTGGAAAAGAATATTGTTATTCATTTTTTTGTTGATCCTGGCTTACCTATTCTCTTATTGGGAGACCCCTTAAGACTCAAGCAAATTATTACCAATTTGTTGAGTAATGCCGTTAAATTCACTAAAAATGGGGGTTCCATTCAAATTTCTATACGTTTAGGAGATATGGGAGAAGATTATGCTGTTTTAGAATTTTCTGTTAAGGATAATGGAATAGGAATCCCTAAGGAACAACAGAAGAGTATATTTGATAGTTTCCATCAAGCAGATAGTAGCATTAGTAGAAAGTTTGGAGGTACCGGGTTAGGTCTGGCTATCTGTGCAAGCTTAACAGAAATTATGGGTGGTAAGTTAAAACTTAAGAGTGAGCAGAATGAAGGAAGTTTATTTTATTTTGATATCAAATTCGATAAACCAGAAGCGGCCCTATCTTATCAATCAAGTATTGGCATTAAAGCTCAAAGGGTCGCCTATATAGATAGTGAAAGCTCAAAACTTCCTACTTTTATTAAGCATTATTTAACAGTGTTTTCAAAAGAGTTAGAAACTATGAAAGAAATACCTCTTGATATCAGCAGTTATGATTTGCTTGTAATAGAAAATATCCCAGTAAATACTGATAAAATAAAACAATTAAACAGTAATAATGTTCCTCTTTTTGTTATCAATGATCATCATGTAAATACAAAAAAATCTGACTCCCTTGTACTCAATTATCCACACTTCTTAACCAATATAGTTGATTGTATCCATACTGCTATTAATGGAACTCATACTGTAACTCCACAAAGTACCAATACAGAAGATAATTCTCAATTAAAAGGTCATGTATTAGTAGTAGAAGATAATGAGATCAATCAAAATCTTATGAAAATAATGCTAGAAGAATTAGGTTTAACTGTAAGTTTAGCTCCTAATGGATTGCATGCCATTGAGTCCAGACAGAATAATGATTTTGATATGATTTTTATGGATATCTCAATGCCTGAAATGGATGGTGAGGAGGCTACTCAACTAATTATAGAATATGAAAGAAAAGCAAAACAGCAGCATTGTCCCATTATTGCTCTAACAGCTCATGCTATCAAAGGAGATAAAGAAAGGTTTATGAATATAGGTATGGATGATTATCTATCCAAACCTATTGAAATGGAATCTTTAGTAATGATAGTTCAGAAGTATTTATCAGTTGAGAATCAGGGAGACAAACTCAATCGACAGGAAACAGCTAAAGTCCTAGGGATCTCAATTGAAACACTTGATCTACTCTTTCAAGAGTTTATCTCACGTAAGAAAGAATTCATTGATGATTTAGGTTCTGCTATCGAACATGAAGATTTGGACCAAGTTCATATGATAGCCCATAAGCTTAAAGGTTTGGCATTAAATTTGCGTTTAGACGATATTGGTTCCATAGCCAGTGAAATTGAGCTGGCTGCCAAAAATAAAGAAGATCTTGAATATGATAAATTGTTTGGGCTACTTCAGTCTGAATATCAAATAATAGAAAAAATGTTATTGGAGATTTTATGA
- the cysS gene encoding cysteine--tRNA ligase, translating into MALQFYNTLHRTMEDFKPINKDEVGLYCCGPTVYNFAHIGNLRTYFFEDILRRVLERNGYTVKHVMNVTDVGHLSDDGDDGEDKMIKSAREKGWNVWQIAEHFTNAFFSDIDSLHIKTPQVVCKATDHIKDMQNLISQLEEKGLTYVSEGNVYYDTEGFTSYGEMALLDRQELMSGARVDIDTAKKNPRDFVLWFTKSKFEDQAMQWESPWGKGYPGWHLECSAMSTKYLGEQFDIHCGGVDHIPVHHTNEIAQTEGATGKSWVNYWLHGEFLLDQTGKMSKSKGDFLTLQKLKDMGYEAMDYRYFLLGAHYRSQLIFTYESLDSAKKARKNLEKKVLEFKSKVTGSIILDETGKLIIEEFNAALDQDMNMPRALSVVWKTVKAKNMLPEQKLAVLYDMDGILGLGLEALENVEVVEEPLDDKLLQLIREREDARKNKDFLKSDQLRDELLKQGIQIIDTPQGAQWKKV; encoded by the coding sequence TTGGCCTTACAATTCTATAATACACTACATAGAACCATGGAAGACTTTAAACCTATTAATAAGGATGAGGTCGGTTTGTACTGTTGTGGGCCAACGGTATATAATTTTGCTCATATTGGTAATTTGCGAACTTATTTCTTTGAAGATATTCTTAGAAGAGTCTTGGAAAGAAATGGATATACTGTAAAACATGTAATGAACGTAACCGATGTTGGCCATCTATCTGATGATGGTGATGACGGTGAAGATAAAATGATAAAGAGTGCTAGAGAGAAGGGGTGGAATGTTTGGCAAATTGCAGAACATTTTACCAATGCTTTTTTTAGCGATATTGATTCTTTACATATAAAAACTCCTCAAGTGGTCTGTAAAGCCACTGATCACATTAAGGATATGCAGAACTTAATATCACAATTGGAAGAGAAGGGTCTGACCTATGTAAGTGAAGGTAACGTGTATTACGATACCGAAGGATTTACTAGTTATGGTGAGATGGCATTATTAGATCGTCAGGAATTAATGTCTGGTGCTCGTGTAGATATTGATACTGCTAAAAAAAATCCCAGAGATTTTGTTCTCTGGTTCACTAAGTCCAAGTTTGAAGATCAGGCTATGCAATGGGAGTCTCCCTGGGGAAAAGGATATCCTGGATGGCATTTGGAATGTTCTGCCATGAGTACTAAGTATTTAGGAGAACAATTTGATATTCACTGTGGTGGTGTTGATCACATACCTGTTCATCACACCAATGAGATTGCTCAGACAGAAGGGGCTACTGGGAAATCTTGGGTAAATTACTGGCTTCATGGGGAATTTTTATTAGATCAAACAGGTAAAATGTCTAAGTCCAAAGGTGATTTCTTAACTTTGCAAAAGCTCAAAGATATGGGTTATGAAGCAATGGATTACCGGTATTTTCTATTAGGTGCACATTATCGTTCTCAGCTGATATTCACTTATGAAAGTTTGGATAGTGCAAAAAAAGCCCGTAAAAACTTAGAGAAGAAGGTTTTGGAATTCAAATCCAAAGTAACAGGATCTATTATCCTGGATGAGACTGGAAAGCTTATCATTGAAGAGTTTAATGCTGCTTTGGATCAGGATATGAACATGCCTAGAGCGCTAAGTGTTGTATGGAAAACAGTTAAGGCAAAAAATATGTTACCAGAACAAAAGTTAGCTGTTCTCTACGATATGGACGGAATATTGGGACTTGGATTAGAAGCACTAGAAAACGTTGAGGTTGTTGAAGAGCCTCTCGATGATAAACTGTTACAATTGATAAGAGAACGGGAAGACGCTCGAAAAAATAAAGACTTTCTTAAGTCTGATCAATTAAGGGATGAATTGTTAAAACAAGGAATCCAAATAATAGATACTCCACAAGGTGCACAATGGAAAAAAGTGTAA
- a CDS encoding Crp/Fnr family transcriptional regulator: protein MHNPLQLALQSFKKNSYIIVEGKHRAEYFYIIRSGTVRVSKEVEVVEEEGGNILEPGDFFGVVSTMSSHSHIETAQALTDVTLIAVHQEQYGLLIERNTPVAMKIIQSFSKRMRFLDEALTRLTFKSTAEIDLNHLFIVGEYYAKNNKYNQAYFAYHQYLKFCPDGKNVKTALDRVRRIKPYAKSVYLEDDSEVFTREYPKEAMIFSEGQPGNELYIIQKGSVKISKIVDNQEVMLAILKTGDIFGEMALIEKKARSASAEAYEDAVLLAVNQANFERMVTTQPQIISRLTTLLAERIWFIYKQLANAIMEKPLGRLYDALLIQLEKARVPIKSGSSYTFEFGKEDLINMIGVPMAEGRAVMIDLMKNKNLREVDNKIFISDIEEIEKQAKYFRKMEKITRSRKASF, encoded by the coding sequence ATGCATAACCCATTACAACTGGCACTTCAATCTTTCAAAAAAAACTCGTATATCATAGTAGAAGGGAAGCATAGGGCTGAATACTTTTACATCATCCGTTCTGGTACTGTTAGGGTAAGTAAAGAAGTTGAAGTCGTTGAAGAGGAAGGGGGAAACATCCTGGAGCCTGGTGACTTTTTTGGTGTTGTATCAACCATGTCCTCCCATAGTCATATTGAGACGGCTCAAGCTTTGACAGATGTTACATTGATTGCCGTTCATCAAGAACAATATGGATTACTGATAGAACGTAATACTCCAGTTGCTATGAAAATTATTCAGAGTTTTTCTAAACGTATGCGTTTCCTTGATGAAGCATTAACCCGCTTAACTTTTAAGAGCACAGCTGAAATCGATCTAAATCATCTATTTATTGTGGGAGAATATTATGCCAAAAACAATAAATATAATCAGGCCTACTTTGCCTATCATCAATATTTGAAATTCTGTCCAGATGGTAAGAATGTTAAAACAGCTTTAGATAGGGTTAGGAGGATAAAGCCTTATGCTAAAAGTGTTTATCTTGAAGATGATAGCGAGGTTTTTACTAGGGAATATCCAAAAGAAGCAATGATTTTTTCTGAAGGGCAACCGGGAAATGAGCTATATATAATCCAAAAGGGTAGTGTGAAGATTTCCAAGATTGTAGATAATCAGGAAGTCATGTTAGCCATATTAAAGACTGGTGATATTTTTGGTGAAATGGCTTTGATTGAAAAAAAAGCTAGATCAGCATCAGCTGAAGCCTATGAAGATGCTGTCTTATTAGCTGTGAACCAAGCTAACTTTGAAAGAATGGTAACGACGCAGCCACAAATTATTTCTCGCTTAACTACTTTATTAGCAGAGCGTATATGGTTTATATATAAACAGTTAGCTAATGCTATAATGGAAAAGCCTTTAGGAAGACTATATGATGCTCTGTTAATACAGCTCGAAAAAGCTAGAGTACCTATTAAAAGTGGAAGTAGTTATACCTTTGAGTTTGGTAAGGAAGATCTTATAAATATGATAGGGGTTCCTATGGCCGAAGGTAGGGCTGTAATGATTGATTTGATGAAAAATAAAAATCTTAGAGAAGTGGATAACAAAATATTTATAAGTGATATTGAAGAAATTGAAAAACAAGCAAAATATTTTAGAAAAATGGAAAAGATTACTCGATCACGTAAAGCTTCATTCTAA